In the Capsicum annuum cultivar UCD-10X-F1 unplaced genomic scaffold, UCD10Xv1.1 ctg81662, whole genome shotgun sequence genome, TCGGAGTCGCTGCAAGGTTAGGTTTCTTTGTTGGAGGGGCCTCAGACACATCGCGTGAAGAATATTCTCTAGGTGTATGCCTCTTTGTCCTGCTTCTACTTGCAACATCAGCGTGCTCACATTTTTTGACGAAACATGAAGCTTCTTTCTCGCACAAGCTCTGCCTATCAAACACTGAAACATCAAACCTCGATCCATTATACTTGAATATTAACAAGTCATCTTCCTCTAGGGAATGGGCGTCCACGAATTCTTTCCACCCATCTTTGAGGAATAATGCATCTCCAATTAGAGTCAGTCTGACATTCCAAGTTGCACCACTAGGTCAGAATCTCCTAGCTTTTCTCTCAGATTGTTGGCAAATTTTTTGGGAATGGCCTACAATTTCATCATTTCTTGTTAAGATTCACGTTTGGTGTAAAATAAACTAGCTAAGATGgaatccaaataaatcaaaagGAGCAAATAGAAACATGGAAAGTTTTCTAGTCTGCAACAACACACACACAGAGTAAAGGTTAAGGTTTGTACTTGGAATATTTTTTTCCCGGATAGTGAAAATCactgaaggggagccttggagtaactggtaaagttgctgccatgtgaccggtaggtcacgggttcaagccttggaaa is a window encoding:
- the LOC124895376 gene encoding B3 domain-containing protein REM16-like is translated as GATWNVRLTLIGDALFLKDGWKEFVDAHSLEEDDLLIFKYNGSRFDVSVFDRQSLCEKEASCFVKKCEHADVASRSRTKRHTPREYSSRDVSEAPPTKKPNLAATPTSEDTSKSSSHDEYEPPAKKKTLAPTSTSTDTNESSSHNECEPPTKKKTMLASTSTSRTRSARANAKLRS